A genomic segment from Nicotiana sylvestris chromosome 1, ASM39365v2, whole genome shotgun sequence encodes:
- the LOC104210382 gene encoding protein PLANT CADMIUM RESISTANCE 2-like, with protein MSPTEIQLAAPSAPIIPKCVANQDVLPKKSPKVNNLEFRPLVPWSTGLFDCCQDVHSCCLTCWCPCITFGRVAEIVDRGSTSSGVSGALYLLLLCVTGCSCLYSCFYRSKLRGQYFLDEIPCTDFCSHCCCETCALCQEYRELKNQGFDMAAGWYGNMEMCKRRGGLPPSVQTGMKR; from the exons ATGTCGCCTACTGAGATTCAACTGGCAGCCCCTTCCGCTCCAATTATACCAAAATGTGTCGCAAATCAAGACGTTCTTCCAAAGAAAAGTCCCAAAGTTAACAACTTGGAATTTCGTCCTCTCGTTCCTTGGTCCACTGGTCTATTCGACTGCTGCCAAGATGTACACAGTT GTTGCTTAACATGCTGGTGCCCGTGTATCACATTTGGCCGTGTAGCAGAGATTGTTGACAGAGGATCAACTT CATCTGGGGTGAGTGGTGCACTCTACTTATTACTTCTGTGTGTGACGGGGTGCTCGTGTTTGTACTCATGCTTCTATCGTTCCAAATTAAGAGGACAATATTTTTTGGACGAAATCCCTTGCACCGATTTCTGCAGCCATTGTTGTTGTGAGACATGTGCGTTGTGTCAAGAGTACAGAGAGCTTAAAAATCAAGGCTTCGACATGGCCGCAG GTTGGTATGGAAACATGGAAATGTGTAAAAGAAGAGGTGGGTTGCCTCCCTCAGTTCAAACTGGAATGAAGCGATAG